One Brassica oleracea var. oleracea cultivar TO1000 chromosome C7, BOL, whole genome shotgun sequence genomic window carries:
- the LOC106304353 gene encoding NAC domain-containing protein 73-like, which yields MTWCNESSDVQTVETIIPSPTVAESPEASFQVSCHKTCPSCGHKFKFHEQAGIHDLPGLPAGVKFDPTDQEVLGHLEGKVRDDARKLHPLIDEFIRTIDGENGICYTHPEKLPGVSTDGTVRHFFHRPSKAYTTGTRKRRKVHTDSEVGGETRWHKTGKTRPVLTGGRVKGYKKILVLYTNYGKQKKPEKTNWVMHQYHLGTTEEEKEGELVVSKIFYQTQPRQCGGSLAAAATAKERPYLHGHHLGGGGSHHLYHNNGNVKGNGGGGSARASEYYNNIPTIISFNQSGIQNHLVHGTQPLP from the exons ATGACTTGGTGCAATGAAAGTAGCGATGTTCAGACCGTTGAAACAATCATTCCCTCCCCAACAGTGGCCGAGTCTCCTGAAGCCTCATTTCAAGTCTCTTGTCACAAAACATGTCCTTCTTGTGGCCATAAATTCAAGTTTCATGAACAG GCGGGGATCCATGACTTGCCGGGACTGCCTGCCGGAGTGAAGTTCGATCCGACTGATCAAGAGGTATTGGGGCATCTTGAAGGAAAGGTAAGAGATGACGCAAGAAAGCTTCATCCTCTCATCGATGAGTTTATCCGTACCATTGACGGTGAAAATGGTATTTGTTACACCCATCCTGAGAAATTGCCAG GTGTGAGCACGGACGGGACGGTCCGTCATTTCTTCCACCGACCGTCAAAGGCATACACTACAGGAACAAGAAAGCGACGTAAAGTTCACACTGATTCCGAAGTCGGTGGCGAGACACGGTGGCACAAAACCGGCAAAACACGGCCAGTTCTCACTGGAGGAAGAGTGAAAGGCTACAAAAAAATCCTAGTACTCTACACAAACTACGGTAAACAAAAAAAACCCGAGAAGACTAATTGGGTAATGCATCAATATCATCTTGGCACCACCGAGGAAGAGAAAGAAGGTGAACTCGTAGTCTCCAAAATCTTCTACCAGACTCAACCACGCCAATGCGGTGGATCCCTTGCTGCTGCTGCCACGGCAAAGGAGCGGCCTTACCTCCACGGCCATCATCTCGGTGGTGGTGGTAGTCACCATCTTTATCATAATAATGGTAACGTTAAAGGCAATGGCGGTGGAGGATCCGCACGAGCCAGTGAGTATTACAACAATATTCCAACGATTATCTCGTTTAATCAAAGCGGGATACAGAACCATTTGGTTCATGGTACTCAACCTTTACCTTAA